A region of the Hirundo rustica isolate bHirRus1 chromosome 5, bHirRus1.pri.v3, whole genome shotgun sequence genome:
TAGAGGACAGGCCCAACTCCAACATCATTTCTCTAACATCATGTTCTGCTGGTCTAACAGTGTAACTCCACTTAAAGATGTATGGAAAAGCAAAGGTAATACGTATTGTCATAAGGTGTTTTATTCTCACCTGTTAAAGTGAATTACTTAAAATCTGTGCTTCACACTTCAGGGGcggggaaagaaacaaaaaatgtctGGATCACCTGAAATTAAAGTCCAGTGCATGTTCAACACGTTCAGACTGACAGTACAGTAACTGTCAGCAAACTCCAACCAGTTCTTTTCCATGCAGTATTTTTCCTGAGTGTAAATCTACTTCTGATATTACAGAGATGACACCATATTCTGTTGTGAATTTTCCTGACAGGATATAACCACAGTCATTCTCattggtggggtttgtttgtttgtttgttttctgttttttgtttgtttgtttgtgtggggttaatttaccacattttgatttctttttgtaattTCAGCCTGAAATTGTTACTGCTTTCTGGTAGAAAATAACATGCGTTTGcaatgaagttttatttttcctaaataaattacattttgatCTTCACTATGCAAATTAAGTACGCAGTATGCAGACTAGGGCTGCCTAAGTCTGCGATAAACCCCCGGGAGAAGTGCGACCATGTAGAgcctggcagggagggcagaaaTCCTCCGAGAAGCGGATCCGCCCCGTGGCGCGAATCCCGGCAGCCCATCAGGCAATCCCAGCTGCCGTTCCGCGGGATGCCCGCTCGGGGGCGCTCCGGCGCCGCGCTCCCTGCCGGCGCTCCCGGGCCGCGGGCACCGCCCCTCGCGGCGCCGGCTGATGAGGCGCCGTGCGCGCCGGGCGCGGCCGCGCTGCTGCGGCCCCTGCTCCTCCGCCGGCTGCTGCCTGCCGTGCTCGGGGCCATGCTGCTGCCCTGCGTGCGGAGCGTGCCTGCGCGCCTCGCCCGGGACGTGCCCCGAGCCTGCAGCTGCTCGGCGCGGGGCCCCTCGCCGCGGAGATACAGCCGCGGCGCGGCCGGCAAGGTGAGGGGCGGCGGGGAGAGCCGGGGCGGGGTTGCGTTGTCCGTTCCTCCGCTCGGCCCCGCGGCTCTCGGCTGAGTCCCCCGTGTGCCTCCCGAGCTGAGTCAGGAGCTGTGcggctctctctgctcctctggggTGAACAAGACTGGAGGTCTGCGCTGGCGGGGAGAAGCTCTTTTGTACTTAAAATTACTGATTAAAAGAGTTCTTGTCTTTATGTGATCGGCAAAATTGTTGTAAGTTCAGTGGTGTTgcatctgatttctttttcactctttaAAGTAGTTGTAGTAGTTGATCCTGGTTTACTGAAGTGTTACTCTGTGCATCACCTTAGATAAATTCATAAACTGAGATAAATACATACAGATGTAGCAATAGTTTGAACAGTGTGCTCGCTGCTTCTCTGATGGGTCTCTAAATTTCGTGTTGTTTACATTAACGCGTGTCTTTTTCTAGGGTCTTGTTCTGGGAGTCTACTCTAGTGAAAAGGATTGTGCCGCCCAGTTCACTAGTGCAGGAGATGCTTTTGATAGGCTTGTATCTGGAAAGCTGAGAACACTTCTGTCCCTGTAAGTGTCTGATAAGGCTCTGAAATGGACTAAAGTACCTACAAATACCAGtaggaatgatttttttttttttttttttccccccattatTACTGTCTGTGTCCATATCACTGTCAGGCTGGTATTTGCTTTGACAGTTTGGAGGGGAGCTCCCATGACAAAACCAATCACTGAGCAAACATGCAAAAATTTCCTGGGAGCCATCCTTTGCTCTGAATCAGCACGGGGCCAAGCATCCCAGTGCATGTGTGGCACACTGTGTGGTCATGGAGTAAATGTAGTATTGTAACTACATATCACAGGTAAGGCCTTCTGTATTGAAAGAATCTTTTTGTGTCCTAGATGTGGGCCACCTTTGAAGAAAGGCAAAACACGTATATTTCATGGTTTGCATCAGGTATGAACTTTTGTGCTAGTTGGTTGATGTGTGTTTGTTCTTAATCTAATTTTATGCTGTGTTCATTGCTGTGCTTGTATAAATGGCCTgctcttcttccctcttcctgaCCATTTCAACTCCTGTTCTGCACTGCCCATGTTTGCACAGCCTTTTGCACTGTCCTGTACTCCTTCCACTGTGCTGCAAACAGAGAGTATGTGAACAAGTCTGCTCCAAAAGTGCTGTAGTCTGAATAGCTGCTTCCCGAATGAGCTAAAGCATGGCAGTTTTGGATCTGACTTTCATGCCTCCTCTGTCCGGGAGGGGTGAGTGTGTCAGGAGTTACTGATAGGTGCAAAGACCTTCCAGACCTGACCATTCTCACACAAGGTAGTCCCTTCATAGGCTTCACATGCTTGAAACCTCTGAAAACAAGATATGGGACTGTTCTTCAAGCAGGACTTTGGTCTGCTCAGACATAATAGATCATAAGGGTGTGAGATGAGGATTCATCTGCTCAAAGTCAGGCTTTTGGTGCCATCTGAGAAGCCAGGCTAGAACTAATGCACATATGTGAGACTGACCAATATGGAATGATTTGTGCTTTTTTGGAGTCCCAGCTAAGGCCTAGGCAGGCATGTGATGTGACATTAGGTGTTCCTGTCTAACTGAATCTTACATTAAGGctatttaaataattcaaaataaatccATTTGTAGTGAGAATTGCCTACCACGTATAAATTCCTGTGTGGACACCCCATGCAGGTGACACCGGACTTGGTAATAAGGCTCTCAGAAATTTCATGGAAGGTGAGTGCACTGAAGGTCCCATTATCCCAGTTCTGCATACAGGATGGGCTCTGAAGTGAGTAGCAAATCTCTGCAAAAGAAGACAGGAGAATGTTAACTGCTTTACTGATTTTCTGGAAAGCTAACAAAAGTTTCAGCATTTGTGGACTAAAAGACTTTACTACAGTGTAGCAGTTTAAAAGCTTATTGTTAGAGGCTGACAGAGATGGAAGGGAAAGCCTAACTTAATTTTGTCTTAAGAGCTATAGGAACATTATATATGTTCACATACATAGCTTTGAGTTTTATACAAATTCGGCTTCACTCTTAAAAGGCTCCTTTAATCCTCattgcttctttttccttccacttgCATGCAACTTACAAGGCAAGAATGTAGTGTGTTGTGCTACATTGTTTTCCTGAGTTCTGCAGAGCTTTGGTTTGCTACCTGGCAAGTCCTGCAAACAGAGCTCCTGAGATGAGCTAACACATTGAGCTTCtgaagtgattttattttcttgaacaTAGTACTGTGCCAAAAAAGTTATAATTCTCCAGATAAGTTCTGACCTTTCTTACACCTCGAAAGCTGGATCTGCTTTCCCAGGACTCTTAGGCTTGCCCTTGGGAGTATCAGATTTTCATATATTGAGCATAAAGCCCTGTCTGCTGTGTGCAATGCCCATGATTATTAATTGGACTACAGAATAAGTGACTGCATGCCTGTGGCAAATGATTGGGAGCACAGGACAGCAGCACCATGCAGGCATTCTGAATGGAAAAGTGCCTGATATAGAAAAAGTACTGCATGTATTTAAATGCTATGCTTGGATTGATTTGGAAAGTAAAGTCTTTTTAACAACTCTGCTGTGGCTGTAACAATGAGGAAAGTGAATCCATTTGTGTGTCGGCTTTGTCTAGGACTTTCCCAGTGTGGTGGTAGTTGGCTTGGGTAAGAAGAATGCTGGAATAAATGAACAAGAAAACTGGaatgaaggcaaagaaaatattcGTACAGCTGTTGCAGGttaacaggtttttttaattttttaagcattttgttTGTAAAGCAATTGCAGTTCTGCAGCATGATCCATTTTTGACGACCAAGTCTAGGTACAcctttgttttgaaatgtgCAACTGACTGCATGGTTTGGTAAATGCATTTACTTGTTACCAATACTCATataaatttttcctttgtgagcAAGGAGTTATCAAAAATGTAAATCAAACCTGAAGACAGGTAACTGCAGTTATTTATATCAAATAACTTTCCTAAACAGTGTGATATTGAAAAGACACTTGTCTAATCAGTATTTTGGAGCCAGGGAGCATCACCAATTCACTTTATGGTCACTGTACTTAAGTATGCATGTATATTTACTACTGCCACTTATTTCATAACTGAGATATTTGTGTTAAAAACAAAGTCTTTCACAACATCAGTACTATGATTCAGTATGGTTTCTGTTGAAGACAGAAGAAGACTTATCTTAATCAAGGATGACTGTTGCATCTTAAGTGTGTAAAAAAGAATTAAGAGTTCTCACTGAACTTTGTAGTCTGTGTTTGGATGATAGCTGTATGTCCGAAGTGCTAGCCTGTAGCTGCCATTAACATTGTTAATTAATGTTCACTTTGTAGCTGACATAACACATTGTTAAATTACTTGGGAACAAAATAGAATTTATGGAATACACTGTTTCTAAAAGGGTATATAAACAAACCTGGAAGAATAAAACAGTCATTTTCTTGGCAAAAAGCTAAATTATGACAAAAATCTGATACCTGTAGATAGTCATCATGCATAGCACTCCAGAATAATAAAGACTTGCTTTGCTATAGAATGAGCTTTAAGGAGTCAGAACAACTGtgatctttccttttttattcttgcaaaacattttaataattatagCTAATGAACTGATATTTATAGTAAAAATTTGCCAGTGTATGGTCattagcatttttaatttttctactgCATGATCTCTTTGACTAGATTATTTATAAACTCAGATATCTtgagttaaaattatttttccttgcaaTGTCCCACTGATCACCTGGGACACCTGTTTTGCTGTTCTTTGTAATAGTTGGTCTTCAGTTCTGTGCTGTATTTTTCAGTTGGCTGCAGGCAGATCCAGGACCTGGAGATCCCTGCTGTGGAAGTGGACCCCTGTGGAGATGcacaagcagctgcagaaggtgCTGTCCTTGGATTGCATGAATATAATGAgctgaagcaaaaaaagaagcctGTAGTTACTCCTCAGCTTCATGGAAGGtgatggcaaaggaaagctTACCTATTTATTgatctgtttgtttgcttatttataAAACCATGTGCATGGCATGCTTGTGCATGAGAaaaacaagactgaaaaaataGGGCAAGCAACTGTACTCTTCTTAACTCCTACTCATTTGAATTTCCTGAGCTCCAACTTGAATTAGGGATAACCTGGACATTACATGCGATATTAAGGCTTGGTCAGGTTGATCAGGCCTTTGTTTAGTCCCATTTTAATATCTCCTGAGTTGAAAATTCTGCAACCTCGCTAGACCATCTGTTCTAGTGCTTAACTACACTCATAgtgattgtttttttctttgtatcctATTGCATTTTTCCTTGTTGAATCTTGAGATTGTTGTCTGTTACTGTCTTAGTCTGTGGCTCTGAGATGTGTCTGTGTTCAGACACACTCCTGCTTCAGTTCATGTTTTCTCAATTTGTCTGCAAAGATTCTATGTGAAAACATAGCTGAAGTcaagaaaaatcacagaatcatttaggctggagaagacctttaagatcagtTACATCCACTGTGGTCCTCTGTGATAAACCCTTTCATCACAGAATTCAGTTAAGTTGGTCAGGAATTTGCCCCAGTTCCTAGTGACCATCTTCTTTATATACATAGAAATGgctttcaaaattactttctctGCAGACTTCTAAGGAATTAGTCTAGGATAACCAGCTTGTAGTTCCTCCTTGGCATTTTTAGCGATGCATATTTGTGCTTTTCAGCCATCAGGGATCTCATTCAGTTACACCTAAACTGAAAGAGCCTAGGCTTGCAGTGATGCcagccaattccctcagaaTCCTCAGATATGTGCTGCCTGCTACCAAGGACTTGTGTATGTCCATCATCCTTAAGCTGAGTCCTAGGTCTCTCTTCCTGTCATGAGGAGTGCCCTTCTTCCTCAAACTCTGTTGCTGAGCACAAAGAACTGGGGAATCTGGAAGCAAGTCTTTATTAAGGCTGATGCAAAGCCAGCACTGAGAACTTCAGTGTTCTCAATGTTCAGCAGGTTGCCTGCACCATTTAGCAAGTGAACAGTGCCCTGCCTTTTGCTGGTGGTGTACCTGTTGAAATCCTCTAGGTACCTTTCCCACTTCTTGCCAGTTTCGGTGTCAGCTGACATTTGGCTTCTTAATTACATCCTTCCATATCCAGGCAATATTTCTATATTCCTCCTGCATTCCTCTATCATTGTCCTGCCCTTTTTAGAGGCTAAATCTAGTTCAATACCTTGCTTTGTGATAACTTACAAAGCAAGTAAATTGTCTCAGTAAAATGAAAGGTTTTGTGCTGGTGGTCTGGCAAAGTAATCAGAGAGACTTCCCATTTCCTACACAGGCAGCTCTATAAATGTTTGCTGTCTTTTGTTAGTGAAGTGCCTTGAGTGCACTGGGAAATGAGATCCCAATTCCACTTTTACCACTTAATCATATTTCAGTTAAGGGAAAAACAGAATTGGAGACTATATGGTAAATAAAAACTTTCAAGGCTGTTAAAAGTAATGTGATTACAGACTTCGGAAGGGGTATTAAAGTTTGTGTTATAAAATCCTTGTGTTTAAGGATTTAAGCCAATCTTTGATTAGTAAGGATTAGAATAAGACCTAATGAGTTGGATAGATAATTTTACATCTCTACACTCTTGCATTCTCCTAGCTTTCTTGGAAGTATTTGGCACTGACTAGAACCAGAGATAACTACTAGAGTCCTTGTAGTAAAATAAGTGTGATATTCTTAATTGCTCCATATTAATAATACTGCATTTTAAGAATGAGAATATGTGAATGCTGACAACATCTTCTTACTTTTGCAAATGTCTGTAATTCTGATCATGTGTTATTGTTTAGTGCTGAAAGTGAAGCCTGGCAGAAAGGTGTTATCTACGCTGAGGGGCAGAACCTCGCTCGGTACCTTATGGAGGCTCCAGCTAATTATATAACTCCAATCAAATTTGCTGAACATATTGAACAGAAGCTCAAAAGTTTCAGCAATGTAAAAGTCCACATAAGGTAAATTCCAGGGAAATGATTCCTATGTAGAGTAGAGGACCATAACAGTAGAGATAAGATACCTTCCAGGTTATTCAAATCTCATTTTCCCTTTGCTACTTCAATTGGCAAAAGCAGGGGAAATGTTTGGGGAAAAGGTATGAGGAGTGCCCATACTGCAGTCTGTGGTCACGCATTAAGTAAGCTGCTAGTTTGCAGAGGAAGAAGATACTGTGATGCAGTAAAATCATTAACTGCCAATTAGTCATGCAGTCAATTACTGCTTAATTAACATGTGCTGTGAAAAGAAGCCTCAGTGAATAGAGGGCTAATATTAAGCaccctttgttttcttcccaggtgggttttttacatacctttgttttttttcttgtggatgTGGTAAGAAAACACCTTCTATTTATTGCTGTTACtgttaggattttttaaatagtttttaaaaatgggagATGGAGCCATAAAAACCTTTGCAAGTGAATTTGCACAGCTGGTGCTTCTTGTCCCTGAATTTCTACTTTCTGCTCTATACTGGAAACAGGCTTACTGCTTGTGAAAATGTTGGAGGCTATTTGGGGGAAATCTTGCTAGCAGAAAGCTAAATATAACCTGCTGCAATATTGTTACTTCACATAACTTTAGCATCTACAGCCTCACTTACAGGCAAGTGAAAGATCAGCGTTTATCATGTAGAAACTGTAGGCaagctgttgttttgttgggcttttttaaacaaggcaaaACAAATGTCAAAGAGCAACTTTGAGGAAGTGTTCTTCTGCTTCACCAAAAAAGGTAGTCGTGGTTGGATTTAAACCACAGTTACCAAAATAACTAACTGAAGTGAAATGGTTTGTGTACAAACCTTCAAGAATCAtaatctctttaaaaaaatcaccttgGTCAAAGTGTTcagttgaaaaaataaaaaacaaaactaatatGTGTTTCTATTTCAGACCAGAATCTTGGATAACAACACAAGAGATGGGAGCATTCCTGAGTGTAGCTAAGGGTTCAGCTGAACCTCCCATCTTTCTGGAGATTCACTATTTAGGGGGTGCTAATACAGATGACTCCCCGTTGGTATTTGTAGGAAAAGGAGTTACGTTTGACAGGTATGTATGCTTGTATGccaatattttaattactaggggaaaaaaatgctttcctgcTGTTCATGTTCAGCAGGGAgatgctttttctttgctcagCAGGTCTTCCACTGCCATTCCACTGAAGTTGCATTGTATAGTAGcttgtgctgctttttctggCAATGAGACATCAGTTGTCCAAAGCAGGGATTAATATGCCATCATcttgtgaggggaagaaggaaattcagagggaaaaaaaattaagaaagtgCTCTTATTATTTTCTTGTCCTGAACAACCTGTGGATGAAGAATTTGCATGTTTAGAATTGCAATATGTCACTGGACATCTAGATGATGCTTAAGGAACTAGAAAATAGTTCATTCTTTGCAGCAGTTCCTTATAACTACTTTCCATATCACATATGTACTACTGAAGAATTTATCAGTCAGTTCCCCATCCATATGATGCTTTTTACCATGTGTATTGTTTTGTGCACTGCTATTAAGAAGACCAATGAGTTATTCTACTGCAGTTTACCTGGATTTTTATGGTCTCCTGATTACAAGGAAGtaatattttatctgaaatgaaaacccaGATACCTTGCTTTCAGTACTTAGTAGGTTGCAGTACTTAGTAGGGTTGCAGAAGTATTTGGAGCACCAGGTCTGGCATTTACTGATATTTGATGTTAACACATACTGATGGACAGAACATCACCTGTGTATGTGACCTCGAACTTCGGCTGTTTGTTCCAGCGGTGGCATTTCACTGAAGCCGTCATCGGGCATGGATGCCATGAGAGCAGATATGGGAGGGGCAGCAACTGTCTGTTCAGCCattgtgacagcagcagctctaaATATACCTTTGAACATAATTGGTAAGTGTTTTTgtgtggagaaggaaaaaatcttagTTCTACAAGGTTTTGTGAGAGAGTATTTTTCTAGTATTAGCAATGCTAAAGCCACGTACAAACATCACAGACTCTTCTACGCCTACTTCTCATGTTCCTTTGCTCAACCTCTCTTCCATTTTTACTTGCATATCAAAAAATTACTCTTCTTTACTTGAATAAAATATTGGAACACCAAGACTTTGACGGTATGATTTTTACATCTGAAGTGGGAAATGCTTGTCAGTAAAGATACTTTCAATGAGTCTTTGAAAAATCCTGATCCTTCATTATAAGAAGGAATGTGCATCTCTGTATAAGCAGTTGGAATACAAAGGAATGGGGAGTGCTGAGCTACCTCCATGAATGCGTGCCACAACTGAACAGGAAGAGGGATCAGCTCTAGTTTCCTTAGGTGAATATCTCAGCAGAAAACTAAAACAAGCCAAACCAGTCTGCTGATACTGTAATGTAcatgcaatgattttttttttttttttctgaaaaaggtttatttttttctgcagaggtAGAATTAAATTGGCTGATTCAGACACTGTGGCAAGACCAACTGGCAATGACATGGAACATGGTCTAGGATAAGTTTTAGTTTGAGAAGCTTGACTTTTGAGTTAATTGGTAGTCAGTTCTATGCTTCAACCAGGAGAGGGCAGCGATGCCCACACATCCTCCTGGCATTCCTCACCGAAGTGTGCGATGGGGAGGGCTGGCACTCTGTGCATCGTGCCACTGAAAAGTGGTGCTCCACTTGTGGACCTTGTGCCAGGTGCGGGTTTTCTCTAGGAGTGGTGAAGTGCCTTTCATTCCATGATCCCACTCAGAGTTGCAGTTTTGACGCTGGGCCTGGTTTTTTGCTCATTTCTTGGTATGGCTGGAGTTATGTGACAAGTCCTTGGGCCACTCTAGATATTATACAATGAGCAGAGCTTGAATGGCTCAGAGTGTTTATTTGAgaagtttttaatttcagaaagaagTTCCTTTACATGTGAATAATTATATATGGGAAAcataaaatactgtttactcTGATATCACTTGTCAGGGAAAAATGTAGAAGAAAACCTTAGTGGTATTGTAGGTGAGAGCCTCGTGGTGGATCATGCAAAGGAGTTTCCCTGATTGAAAACTGGACCATGTGTCTTTCATTAACTGGGAAAATTTGGATTTTGGagcttaatttcaaaattacactTGTACTGTTTTATTAAGGAAGTGTTTGGAGTTTATCAAAGTGGGGGTTTTCTACAgtttttctgagaagaaaattaataattcactttattctttttttgtctctgagGTTTGGCACCCCTCTGTGAAAATATGCCCAGTGGTAAGGCGAACAAGCCTGGGGATGTAGTTAGAGCCAAGAATGGAAAAACAATACAGGTATGCATGTGAAACTTGGATTTTGAGTACTTTTAGTGAACTGGTTTAATCAAGCAAGTTGACTGCAGTCAGAgtacatttgaaaaaaacccttaaagaTAAGCAGTGAAAACgtactgtttttaaaattgtaagAAGCATGTTACTAATGAGAAATTGCTATCATAGGAGTTTTTCAAATACAGATTGAAGAGACAGGACATGTTTTATAAATTGCTAGGAGAAGCTGCAAAGTAAGGTCATTTGTTGAACATGCTAAAAAAGCCTGTTTGGCACAAGAGGTTGTTACAATGCTCATAAATACAGGCTCTAAGTCCAAACAAATAACCGTAATTGCATCTAGCAGACCCTTCAGGACAATTCCTTGCTCTCTGGAGTAAGACGTGAGAGTAAGACATCAGTTTCCTGCTGATGTAACCAAGGTCTTTCCACTGCCAAAATGCTCAATGCAATCAGAATTCTGAGTCATAGGGGCTGTTGGTCCAAAGAGCTTGCCAAATCACTACACAAGATACATTTCATATTTATTACAAATGGTTCCATACTCATCTAATATATTAAATTGTGCTGGAAGTCATTGTGCTGTAGATCACTGATttaatgcagaagaaaatggctttctgaatttctgtgattctgccaCTTTTGACTTGCTGAACCTTCCATTTGACATTCATCTTGAAAACTGACTTCAGTTACCCTCTGCTTTGAGGGAAAAAGACTGGGCATGTATTCCTCCGCCAAGAAGAAATCTGCAAGAAAGTGCTGGTAGCTCCAAGCATATGATGCAGTCTGTGTGCTCCCCTAAGACACCTCTCCAGCCTCTAGGCTCTTCTGAGGAGCCAGCAGTACAGAGAGAGCCAGCATGCAGAGGAGGTTGTAGTGCTGAAAGATGACTTACTTCAGCTACAGATACACTTCTACTTTATAAACATAACTGTATATCAAtactatattttttctttttttttttcagtgtagtTTGAGTAAATTTTCATTACCTCAAGTTTCTAGGGCCTCTATCCAACAGCTATTTAAGGTGAGAAATACGTCAGTGAAAGAGACATTTGCAGTGCTTTATCTGTTTCTTTACTGATTTTTGCCTTTGAAGGTAGATAACACAGATGCAGAAGGAAGACTGCTGTTAGCTGATGCTCTCTGTTATGCCCACAATTTTAATGCAAGGGCTATTGTGAATGCTGCAACATTAACAGGTAAGCAgtgtcccttccctgctcaTTTTGAAGTCCATTTTGTGTTACTCATTAGCTGGGCTGTGGATTAGTTGTGCTGTGTATACAAACCCAACGTTAATTCAAAGGCAGCTGAGGTGATTTTACATGTTTCAGGACAACAGTGAGCACAGCATGTATTCCTCTGGAGTGGGGAGGGGACATGCAGGGTACATGCTCAGCAGTGGAGATGAAGCTGGGTTGGCTCAGCCCAGCTGGAGCCAAGAGCAGGAAAACCTACACAGACTTCAGTGTTTCTGCACAGTGTTTCCCTGTGCTTCTTCCATCTCTGAGCTGAGCCCTCTCAGCTCCAGGCCTGTGTCATGCAGAGGTGGTGACATGTTCATGGAAGAGTTCTGACCTAGCCAGTGCCAGTTCTGCCACTCTGAGCTAGCTCACACCTCCATGATGACAGGAGAGTCGTCATCATTCCCCAAGAATTTGTTTGACTGAAGCACCTCCTATTTTTTGTGTAGTTTGCATACTTTTAGGCATTATGAAacatgttttaattatttcatcTCTGCAGCTGTATAATAATGAAGTTGTAAATTTAATGCTAAAACCAGCAATTGTGGATGCAGCTCATGAATTCACTAACAAGCTGTCATGGGTGAGGTGACTGtagctgaaataaaagcaaacacgGAAGAGTGATTCAGACAGGACTCCACTGTGTTGCTTAATGAATATGCTAAGCAAAATAATTATGCTTATGTAGATTTTCTGCTAATGCTTTAATCTATGTTCCATCAGTTTTACCAGTTGAAATGCTGTGGAAGATTTCAACAGACAGAAGTGAAACTGATTTTAGGATTGTTGGCTTGTATAAAAGTATTCCCATCGGGGATCCTCAGAAGCAGGAAGAAGGAGGGCTCTCATAAAAATTTCTTTGACATGTTTTGCTAAactacttttcttcttctttttttaatctcactAAGGATTGAGTGTTGGTATGAGAGAAGCAGTTCTGGGGCATCAAATATCTAGTCCAAGGGTTTAATATTTTGATAaggattattttaataaattaaatatttaataaagtaAATTTTCATGTGATGTGCAAAAGTTTGTGGAAGTGAAATTCACAAAAGAGAAAGTATCAGCTCAAAAATTCTAGAGGTctataaactggaaaaaagccaATTCACTTGTATTTTCtatatgaaaataataagaGTAACTAGGGGATTCTTTGAGGATACTGTTACTGTTTAATACATTATCTTAGAACTATTTCGAAGAAACACCTAtctgaaatgagaaaatttagttttatgggaaacaatataatttttattatttcttgtgTTTATTAGAATATataagtgttttaaaaatgttcagaCTTTCAGAAATGTCAGTGTACTAAAGTCTTCAGGTTTTGCAGTCTAATAAATTTCTGTTACTGATAGTGGGATTTAAAATTGAAAGTTCTTGAGGAGTCAGGATGCAGGGAATAGCTCAGGTCCACCGCTGCCTTTGTCATATAAACTTAAAGGTGTGTTTCTTTAGGTGCCATGGATGTTGCATTGGGATCTGCTGCAACTGGAGTGTTCACAAATTCATCTTGGCTTTGGACTCA
Encoded here:
- the LAP3 gene encoding cytosol aminopeptidase isoform X1, with the protein product MLLPCVRSVPARLARDVPRACSCSARGPSPRRYSRGAAGKGLVLGVYSSEKDCAAQFTSAGDAFDRLVSGKLRTLLSLCGPPLKKGKTRIFHGLHQDFPSVVVVGLGKKNAGINEQENWNEGKENIRTAVAVGCRQIQDLEIPAVEVDPCGDAQAAAEGAVLGLHEYNELKQKKKPVVTPQLHGSAESEAWQKGVIYAEGQNLARYLMEAPANYITPIKFAEHIEQKLKSFSNVKVHIRPESWITTQEMGAFLSVAKGSAEPPIFLEIHYLGGANTDDSPLVFVGKGVTFDSGGISLKPSSGMDAMRADMGGAATVCSAIVTAAALNIPLNIIGLAPLCENMPSGKANKPGDVVRAKNGKTIQVDNTDAEGRLLLADALCYAHNFNARAIVNAATLTGAMDVALGSAATGVFTNSSWLWTHLYEASILTGDRVWRMPLFEHYTKQVTDCPLADVSNIGKYSRAGGACTAAAFLKEFVTASHWAHLDIAGVMSNKDEVPYLRKGMAGRPTRTLVEFAARLSQDSHNAK
- the LAP3 gene encoding cytosol aminopeptidase isoform X2 is translated as MEAPANYITPIKFAEHIEQKLKSFSNVKVHIRPESWITTQEMGAFLSVAKGSAEPPIFLEIHYLGGANTDDSPLVFVGKGVTFDSGGISLKPSSGMDAMRADMGGAATVCSAIVTAAALNIPLNIIGLAPLCENMPSGKANKPGDVVRAKNGKTIQVDNTDAEGRLLLADALCYAHNFNARAIVNAATLTGAMDVALGSAATGVFTNSSWLWTHLYEASILTGDRVWRMPLFEHYTKQVTDCPLADVSNIGKYSRAGGACTAAAFLKEFVTASHWAHLDIAGVMSNKDEVPYLRKGMAGRPTRTLVEFAARLSQDSHNAK